Below is a genomic region from Cupriavidus sp. P-10.
TTCTCCATGACATAGAGCAACGACACGATCGACGTGGTGGGGAAAAAAGCATAGTCCAGGCGGCCGCCGGACTCGTAGATGGCGCGCCCCAGCGGAAGGTCAACGGGCACAAGTTGGGCCGCTAGGCGAGACCATTCTGCTTCTGGCAGAACGGACAAGAGATGATTCCCTCGCGGAACTTCCAAGGGCAGCATATCCCGCTTCCTTCATACAATCTTGCGTTCCGATGGCAAAACGCGAAGCAGATCCATGACGGCTGAGCATCGCATTCCAATATATACCGTCTGCACAAACGGGGAGGCGGAGCAGACGTCATTCGTGCGGCATGAAGTGGCTGATCGGATTCTTCGGATACGCAGTATTGGCAGAACCTGCACGGTAGCGTACGGACAAGACTTAGCCCTTCGCCTATTGTGACTGCGTCGATTCTGTCCTGCGAACGGGCGTGGAAGGTGAGCACCGAACACCGACGGCGCCGGGCGCGCAGGGAATATGGAGGGCTACATGTATAGCCAGCACACAGGTCACAGCGTGATTCTCTTCCCGGCTTCGGATGGCGGTTGGTGCTTTGCAGAGGTAGATGGCGCATCGGTCTACCGCTTTGGCCCCTTCGATTCTCACCAGGCCGTCGACGAGCTCATCTCGGTCTTGTTTCCCGATGTCCTCAAAGTGGAGCTCAGCGATGCATCCGAATTGCTGGACGACAACGCACTGATGATCCGCGGGAATGCAGAGCTGATGGCAAAGAACAGTTCCACACGTCCGCGCCAGGACGGGGCCACTGATCGACTGGCTGAAACGGGGTCGATTTGAGACATCGCGCTACACCCGTCGCATGCTGTATCAACGCACCGTTCAAAAGCAACAGCCGGCGATGACTAAAGGCAACAGCCTCATGGGACGGCCTTGTCAGGCAAGCCTCTGAAAGGCAACGGGTGGCGAGATGCCTACTTGAGCTTGATTTCGTAGAGCCATCCATCGTCTCGCGGACGCGCTTGCGGTCCTCGAGCAGCATCGGTGCCAATTCATCCAGGCCCGGGCGCCGGTGGCCGGCGCACCGGCGTCATCCCTTCACGTCGCGCGGGTCGTGGCCAAAGGAATTGCGTAGACGGATCTGACCATCCATGCCATGCACCAGCAGCTCGACGCGCACTTGCTTGGCCTTGGCGGTGCCGGCCTCGATGGCTGCCTCCTGGGTCGGATAATCCGCGCCGGCGCCGCCTGCTCCTTCTTCGGTAACGGTCCATCCGCCGTTCCGGGCGGGAACCACATGGACGTTTTGGGCTGCCATGGCTGTCTCCTGTGTAGCCTTTCTCCCTGTTTTACGCCGCCCCCGCGCCCTGTCTGTCAGTTGGCGTCCGACACCGGCGTGCAGACAGCGGCTGAGGTGTGGTGCGGATGGACTTTTCAGTGGGCCGCCGGATCTTGTACGATACTGTATGGATATACAGGTATTTCCGCGTCCCCGCCCTTCGCCATTGGCCCTGACGCTATGTGCTCCCGCGCCAATCGGCCGCGCAGCTGCGCGCCCTCTACGACCGCAAACCCATGTCCGGAGGTCCGGGCCCTGCTGTGGGGGTGCACCGGCTGCGCCGGTTGGTACAGCGGGCCAACAAGCTGCAGGAATTGCTGTCCGGCCCGCAGGCGACAGCAACGCAGCTGGTCCTGGACATTCTGCGCGGGGAGTTGCAGGGCGAGCCTTGTATTGCGGAGCGCCAGGCCTGGGTCGAGTAATTTTTTGGCCCGCGCGAGTTGCGCAGCAGCACCTATGTGAAAAACCGCGGACGAAAGGACTGATTGGGATGTGCGGACGCTTTGCGCGCTACAGCGATATCGCGCTGCTGGCCGGCCTGATGGGGCTGGATGCGCCGGTGGCCGAGCATGCCTTGGGGCGGGCGCGCTATAACATCGCGCCCTCGACCCAGGTCTGGACCTTTCACCGGCTCGGTGCCGATCGCGGCCCGCGTGCCGATCAGATCCGGTGGGGGTACCGTCCGGTGTGGGCCCACGACAACCCCAAACCGCCCACGGTACCCAACGCGGATCCGCTCGGCCTGCCGACCAAGCGCTATTACGCCGACATGTGGCGCAACGGTTGTCGCGTGATCGCCTTGGCCGTGATGAAGTGCTGAGTCTTGCGGCCGCCTTCGCCCGACCATTCAAACCAGGCATCAGCAGGCACGATGCAGCCCTGATCGTGCGTGCCCGCGAGCGCGTGGCGCGACTGCGTGCTGGCCAGCTTCGGCATGGTGCCTAAAGGCCGGATACCACCGAGCGGCAAGAAAGTCGACACGACCAACGCGCGTTCGGAGACTGTGGCGACGAAGTACTCGTTCGCCAAGGCCTGGAAGCACTGCTATGTGTGCCTGGTATCGGCGAGCTGCTTCTAGGAGCCGTTCTATGCCGACAATGAATCTCGATCGGTGCGCTATCGGATCACGCTACAGGATGAGCCGGCCTTCGGCCGGCGCGCGTCAAGGTAGATGTCGCCTCATTCATGCAGCCAAACGCTGGTTTTCGGCTCCTGGCTTGATACCACCGGTGGGCACGGCAATCTCGCGCTCCGGATTGAGCGTGACCGTGTCGATTGGCGACCAGTCGCGCGTGTGTCGTGACCAGCGACGCGGGTTGCAGTCACGAGCCTGAACATAGAGCGCGTGGCGCGCGGCCAGAATCTTGTTGTCCTCTCCGGCATGGCGCTGTGCCGGGCTCACGTAGCGGATGCCGCTGTGCCGGTGCTCATGGTTGTACCAGTGGACGAAGTGGGCCGCCCACGTACGTGCCGTGACCAGATCGGCAAAGCCTGTAGACGGGAACTCCGGCCGGTACTTGGCCGTGCGGAACAGGCTTTCCACGAAGGCGTTATCGTCGCTCACCCGCGGACGCGAGTACGAGGGCTTGACGCCCAGCCAGTGCAACATCGCCAACACCGTGGTGGCCTTGAGCGTGGCGCCGTTGTCACCGTGCAGCACCGGCTTGGCCGCCATGGCGTGAATGCCCTCGGCCAGCGCTGTGCGTTTGACCAGATGCGCCGCGTGGTCGGCGTCGTCGCGGTCGTGGACCTCGAAGCCCACGATTTTGCGGCTGTACACGTCCAGGATGAGGTACAGATAAAACCAGCGCCCGGCGACCTCGGCCGGCAAATACGTCATGTCCCAGCACCACAGTTGGCGCGGCCCCGTGGCCACGTGCGTGGTGGGCGGACGGCGCTGGCGCGGCGCCTTAGCGCGTCCTCGATGCCGGGTCTGCCCATGGGCGCGCAGCACCCGACCGAAGCTCGATTCGCTGGCCAGGTAGACACCCTCGTCGGCCAGCATCGGTACGATGCGCGCCGGCGGCATGTCGGCGAAGCGCGGCTCGTTGGCAACGGCCAGAATGCGTTCGCGCTCCTCAATGCTCAGCGCATGCGCGGGCGTGGGCCGTTCGGCCCCGGGGCGGCGGTCGCCGACCACCAGGCCATCGTGGGCCTTCCAGCGTTGCAGAGTGCGCACGGTTATGCCAGCTACCTCGCACGCCAGGCGCAGGCGAGCGCCGCCTGCATGCGCGGTTTCGATATGGCGGACCATCGTGTGGCGATCTTCCAGGCCGATCATGCGTCCTCGTCCTTGTCCTTCGGGAAGATGCCCTCTAGCTTTTTTGAGAGTATCAGCAGGGCGGCGGCTTCAGCCAGCGCCTTCTCCTTGCGGCGCAGCTCGCGTTCGAGTTCCTTGATGCGGCGCCGATCGGCCTTCGTCTCGCGAGGGGTGGCGCGCGCATCCTCGGGCTCCGCCAGCGCCTGCGTGGCGGCAGCACGCCACTGCTCCAACTCCTGCGGATACACACCGTTCTCACGGCACCAGGCGTTCTTGCTGGCCTCGTCCATCGCAGCCGTCGCCAGCACCGCCTCAAACCTGGCCGCCGCTGTCCATGCCCGCTCGCGAGCGGGCATGGACATAGCGTCCGCACGCCAGCGCTCCAGCGTGGCCACTGCCACACCCAGTTCCCTTGCAACCACTTCCACCGCCGCACTCTCCGGCGGTAACAACCGCGCTACCGCCCGGTCCTTGAAATCCTTCCCGTAACGAGCCACTTCTCTCTCTCATCGCCCCCAGGGTTCAAATTCTATAGGGGCGACATCTATTCTGCCGCGGGGGGCGGCCTCGCGGGACTGTGGCGCGATTTACCTGACGGTAGGCTCTCGTTCACGATGCTGACGATGAATGCCGATCAGCATCCGGTGATGAATCGCATCGCGCGCGAGCGCCCTGCCCTTGTCATGAGAGATCGTTTTGCACTCGACTTCCAGCCCCCTAGTGCCGATATCCTGTACCAGGATCGTAAGTCACGCTGGGCATTGCTTACGCAAGCGAAGAATGTCCGCTGTGATGGTATGAGCCCGGGGTATAGCCATGCGTGGACAAGCTGGGGATGCCCGCACCAGGGATGGTCGGTAGTACTGGCGGAGCAAGGCGCTCTTGGATCAACATTTGCTGTTTCAGCATGCGACAAGCGCCCTCTAGCCCCGGAAACATGGTCGCCGCCGTTACGCCCATCAGCGCCAAATCCTTCAGCGCCTGGGGGGCCACTGATCTCGGAATGTCCGCGGCCACCAACAAAGTCTTTCCTTGCACAAATCCGTTCGGCACCGACTGCATTTGCAAAAGGTAGCTCTCAAGGTCACCGATATTCGTCATCACAAACCGGCCTTGCTGCGCATAAAGGCGGGGGTTGTCGCGTGCTGAAAAATTCACAAATGCAGCAAAGGGATGCAACGCGTCAAGCGGAGGCGCTGGATCCCAGGCGAATGCATCCCGAAACGCCGTGGTCAATGCATAGACGCGGACGTAGCCGGGCGCATTGGGTGGCAAGGGCGGCGGGAGATTAAGCGAATCCGATAGTGCGAACCACGCGGCGATATAAGGTGACTGCGTCCAATCCAGTAACGGAGTAGGAAGTCCCTGGTGTTGTGCAATCGCGATCATGCGCCCGAATTCGCTTGGATTGTGCCGATCGACGTGGAGGCCCGTCAGTGCTTCCAGATGGTTATGGAACTCATTTAACGTATCCGATCTGTAGCGCAAAAGATTGGATCTTCCCGCTCGATACAATGACGTCTGGAGCGACCACTTGTTATCGGCTTGGCCGCGGTAGGCGACAGCATGTGCATCATGAATCCGCGAGGCCCAGCTCTTGAACTCCTCCCACGACTCACATACCTGTGCTTTCACGCGTGCTCGAGCCGCCGGATAGAGAGTGATCTTGTGATGGATGTTCTCGTCGGGGTCGATCCAGTAGCCCTCGAAGAACCCGTTGGGCTGGGGCACCAAAGTTGCACTAAGCCGTCCTGCTAGCAGTCGGTCTTCTTCCGTCAGATTTGCCGTCCGCAACTGGCCATCTCGATGCTCAAAGACGTTGGGCATCTTCACAGTCAGGGTCCAGTTCTGCAAAGCCCTCTGAATTGTTACGCGGGCGCCCAAAAAGCGGGTATTAGCTGAAAACCAAGTCAACAACCCGGTATCGCTGGCGTCGGAATCCATGCAAAGCATGGCTTGAGAGGTACTTCCGTCGATTTCAATAGTGCCGAAATACTGTAGTTCTGCCACTTGATCCTCAGTCGCTTTATAAGGTAATCGCCAAGCATATCCGGTTTCTTAACGTGGCCTGGCAAGTCAGCCTGACAAGCCACTGTTTGCCATCCACGCTTCTCTGTCAAGCATGGTGTCCAGCAAAGGGAGATTCGGCGTCGGTCTGCTTCAAGCAGTATTGCTACGCGCGATCTCACTGCTTCACCGCGACCCCGAACAGGTTGTCTTGTCCATGCAGCGGCAAGGCATCGTTGGCAAGCGACTCGGCTAGGCCTACCAAAACGGCGTGCGCTTATCGACGTGGATCACCGGAGGCCGTCCCGCCCGGACGGCTTTATCGGTAAGCTGGTCAACGCGAAAAAACGCCGCCGACTGACCTGCCGTTACTGCGCGGCGCAGCCAGCTTGGCATCTCGCCAACGCCATCCCAAGTCTCGCCGGCAGCGTTGCGGTAGCAGACCACGATGGGTCCTTCGTTGCGAAAGCAACCCGCCGCACGCAGATCCTCCAAAGAGAGGCCATGTCGCACCATCCTGATACGGATCCAGCGGATGGCGTCAGCGCGTTCAATTGCTGATCGCATTCCTTGTGAGAATGGTTGGATCGTGGTTTTGGCGTCCGCACTCACTCCTTTTCCTCGCTCGGCGGCTGATAGTTATTAGTGATGGTGCCAAACCGATGACCTTCCTCGCTCAGCAGGCGAGCCCATGCCGCTTTCGTCATGACATATCCGACTGTGTCGGATCCGCTACTTACTCAGCAGTCCCAAATATATGCGACAGATGGGACATCGAAGAATGATCGAACCAGGCTCCGCTTTCTCTGCAGGCCGCGCAGTTGTTGCTCGACGCGAATCTCCAACTTCTCGCCGGCGCGCAGCGGGTTGCGCGCCACGCCGGTGCGCTTGATGTGACTCCACACCAGCTCGTCCGGACTGAGGTCCGGTGCGTAGCCTGGCAGGAAGTGCAACGTCAATCTGCCGCCAGTGGATTCGACGTATTCGCGCACGCTTTCCTTCTTATGGGCCGGCAAGCCGTCAATTTTTCACTATTTCGACCGCCGGACACACCGCGCGCATGCCGCGCAACTCGACTCGTTCCTCAGCGGGCTGGCACGGATGACAGACGAAGAGATTGCCGAGCTCGTTGTCTTTGCAACGCATGTACGCCACGGGCTAGAAGCTGCAGGAATGATGGTACTCGACCTGTTCACGCTGATGGTCAAGAAGCCTGGCGCCGAAACCCAACTGACGGCGCTTGCCATCAACCTGCAGAAGCAGGGGAAAACCACCGCCTATGCGGCCACGGCGGTCTGGGTGCACTCGCTGCGCGCCGCTAGCCGTCAAGCCCTTCGGGCTCCGGTAGCCCGGATTTGGCAGGAATTGCGTCGTGGCTTCCCTCACATTGCCCAGGCCAGGGAAAGAATCCACGCTCGGGTTGGTACGGACGTGGAGATCTCAGACGCTACAGCCTTGCCGCTTGGTCTCGCGGCCTGATTTGGCGACGGCCCAGCGAACTGAAAAAGCAAAGGGCTGCACGTCATAGCATCAGCGTCAGGCTTTTGAGCATTGCCTAAGATAGCCAATGGCATCGTTGAATCCACGGACTGCACGCCGATAGTTGTCGGAGAACTCGTCGACATCCGGAGCATCCCGTGCGCGCCTGGCACGTGTGGCGGCATTATCGAGCTCCGAATAGGCGCTGGGACAATTGATATCACTAGCGGCCATCGCCGCGTCCTCAAGGGCATTTTTGGCACGACGGGCGTTGTCTTTGGCCTCCTCAAAATCACTGCTCTTGGCGATTCGATCCAATCGCGATCGGGCTTCGTCCAACGCAAAGCGCAATGTGTTCCAGTCTGCGTGGCAGGCTGGCGCCGCCATAGCGACAGCACATGCCACCGTGATTGCTCTCCAGTAAATTGAGCTCATTTTCGCCTCCATCGGAAATTTGTCCGCGATGGTCTCGGCCGGTACTACGTTCGAGACCGACAACAAAAAGCCCGCCGAGGCGGGCTATTGGTCATTGGGAACGGTTATGCGAGCCAACTCTTGAGCTGGCCTGCCAGAGCTTCGGGTCGCGTATCGGAATATGAAGCGACCCCCATATCCTGCACTTCCTCGAGCAACTGGCCCGTCTTCTTCGCAATCGCACCATCGACCGGGGTTTCCGGATCAGGTAGAACAACAAATAGCGCGGGGGGCGCAACGTGTCGCTGAGTAAGATTGTGGGCGACTAGAACATCTTTGATCGACTTGTAAATGTGACGCTCAACAGTCTGCATGCTGGAATATCGAGCCGAAAGGATATTTCCGAAGCTCGTCCCATTGTCGAGTCCGACATGCAATTTCCTTGAGCCGACAGTCAACTCACGATTAGGCACAAATATCTTGCGCGGCAAGGACTCTAAGGCCTTTCGCATCTCCATGTACGCCCAGTCATCATCCATTGGCGACTCACGCGGCGCGGTATCAACCCACAGAGCGCCGGCATGGCGTTTAAGCAGGCTTGTCAGTTCCTTCTCGACGTGATCCGTAGCGAGGTAGCCGCAAGCCACCACCCTGATATGCGGCGTACCCGTTGAAACCCTCGCGAGTCCTTCCCTGAAGCTCGCGCCAATGGCAGCCTCAGCACCCGACACCAAGTCACGAATGTCCATTCCGCTGAGAGCATCACCGTATAGGCTGGAAAGCTTGTTGAATGCCGGGAGCCATCTAAGCAATGGACGCTCGTCGCCCTTAATCGCCGCCGCAACACCTATGACGAAGTCTTGCTGGCTACCGAGGTCTGGACGAAAAAACAGGGTCGCCCACTCTCCAGTGAAGACTGGTTCGCGCACCGCCGCCG
It encodes:
- a CDS encoding DUF2188 domain-containing protein; translated protein: MAAQNVHVVPARNGGWTVTEEGAGGAGADYPTQEAAIEAGTAKAKQVRVELLVHGMDGQIRLRNSFGHDPRDVKG
- a CDS encoding SOS response-associated peptidase family protein encodes the protein MCGRFARYSDIALLAGLMGLDAPVAEHALGRARYNIAPSTQVWTFHRLGADRGPRADQIRWGYRPVWAHDNPKPPTVPNADPLGLPTKRYYADMWRNGCRVIALAVMKC
- a CDS encoding IS3 family transposase (programmed frameshift) — protein: MARYGKDFKDRAVARLLPPESAAVEVVARELGVAVATLERWRADAMSMPARERAWTAAARFEAVLATAAMDEASKNAWCRENGVYPQELEQWRAAATQALAEPEDARATPRETKADRRRIKELERELRRKEKALAEAAALLILFKKARGHLPEGQGRGRMIGLEDRHTMVRHIETAHAGGARLRLACEVAGITVRTLQRWKAHDGLVVGDRRPGAERPTPAHALSIEERERILAVANEPRFADMPPARIVPMLADEGVYLASESSFGRVLRAHGQTRHRGRAKAPRQRRPPTTHVATGPRQLWCWDMTYLPAEVAGRWFYLYLILDVYSRKIVGFEVHDRDDADHAAHLVKRTALAEGIHAMAAKPVLHGDNGATLKATTVLAMLHWLGVKPSYSRPRVSDDNAFVESLFRTAKYRPEFPSTGFADLVTARTWAAHFVHWYNHEHRHSGIRYVSPAQRHAGEDNKILAARHALYVQARDCNPRRWSRHTRDWSPIDTVTLNPEREIAVPTGGIKPGAENQRLAA
- a CDS encoding FRG domain-containing protein gives rise to the protein MAELQYFGTIEIDGSTSQAMLCMDSDASDTGLLTWFSANTRFLGARVTIQRALQNWTLTVKMPNVFEHRDGQLRTANLTEEDRLLAGRLSATLVPQPNGFFEGYWIDPDENIHHKITLYPAARARVKAQVCESWEEFKSWASRIHDAHAVAYRGQADNKWSLQTSLYRAGRSNLLRYRSDTLNEFHNHLEALTGLHVDRHNPSEFGRMIAIAQHQGLPTPLLDWTQSPYIAAWFALSDSLNLPPPLPPNAPGYVRVYALTTAFRDAFAWDPAPPLDALHPFAAFVNFSARDNPRLYAQQGRFVMTNIGDLESYLLQMQSVPNGFVQGKTLLVAADIPRSVAPQALKDLALMGVTAATMFPGLEGACRMLKQQMLIQERLAPPVLPTIPGAGIPSLSTHGYTPGSYHHSGHSSLA
- a CDS encoding H-NS family nucleoid-associated regulatory protein; amino-acid sequence: MSADAKTTIQPFSQGMRSAIERADAIRWIRIRMVRHGLSLEDLRAAGCFRNEGPIVVCYRNAAGETWDGVGEMPSWLRRAVTAGQSAAFFRVDQLTDKAVRAGRPPVIHVDKRTPFW
- a CDS encoding DUF3168 domain-containing protein, translated to MSSIYWRAITVACAVAMAAPACHADWNTLRFALDEARSRLDRIAKSSDFEEAKDNARRAKNALEDAAMAASDINCPSAYSELDNAATRARRARDAPDVDEFSDNYRRAVRGFNDAIGYLRQCSKA